In Acidobacteriota bacterium, the DNA window ATGCGGCATACTGGTAACCACAGAAACCTGATTGCCCATGGCGACCAGGTCAGTCGCCAAATCCGTCACCAGCGGCCCGGTGCCGGTCAGATCAGGATGAAATCGCATGTGGAGAATCAGAACGCGCATCAAATTCCCCCTGCCCCAACGGGGCAAAATACAAAAGCCCAGCGCATCGCGCTGGGAAAAACCGCGCAGCAACCGCCAAGCCCTGAAAGGGCGAAATCAATCACCACATTATTTCGCCCCGTTGGGGCTTGCACAAAATCCCAACTGTTTCCCAGGGCGTTGCCCTGGGCTGTGATAGTTCGCCCCGTTGGGGCTGAAAATCCATTTCGCATCAGATTTTCTCCACTAAATAATTACCAATTGCGAGCACATCCATCTTGGTTCGCTGGAAACAATCAATCGCCTCTTCAGGCCGACAAACAACAGGTTCGTTATCGTTGAACGAAGTGTTCAGCACCACAGGCACGCCGGTCAGCCGGTCAAATTCTGTAATCAATTGCCAGTAGCGAGGATTTTGATCTCGGTTGACCGATTGCAATCTGCCCGTTCCGTCCACATGCGTCGGCGCAGGAATCGCCGAGCGTTTTTCGGGTTTCACGCTGTAGGCCATCAACATAAACGGCGACGGATGCGAATGTTCAAAGTATTCGCCGACGCGGTTTTCCAAAATGGAAGGCGCAAACGGACGGAATGATTCGCGGTGTTTGACGCGACTGTTCAGAATGTCTTTCATTTCGGCGCGGCGTGGATCAACGACAATGCTGCGATTACCCAATGCGCGCGGGCCAAATTCCAAGCGTCCCTGATACCAACCAACAATCTTTCCATCGGCAATTCTGGCTGCTGTCTCCCGTGCAATGTCGGTATCACAAAATTCCGCAATCCGCACTCCGCAATCCGCAATCTTATCGAGCGCTACGCGAATCTCCCGGTTGGAAAACTCCGGTCCCCAATACGCGTGCTCCATCACGAAATCACGCGGTCGTCCCAACACTTGATGTTGCACATAAAACGCCGAGCCAATCGCCAATCCCGCATCCCCCGCCGCAGCCTGCACATAAACCTGTTCAAACGGTGTGCGGTCAAAAATCTTTCCGTTGGCGACGCAGTTGTATGCAACGCCACCCGCCAGACAGACGCGCTTAATGCCATGAAGTTCATACAGTTTATTGAGCAACGCCATCACGGAATCTTCGAGCCGCGCTTGCAATGAAGCGGCAATGTTGAAATGGCGCTGCGTGACTTCGGAATTCGCTTCACGCGTTGTGCCCAGGCGTTTTTCCAGATGATCGGAAAACAGTTTGCCGATGACCGGAATGCCTTCATCCCAGGTGATGTCCGAACCGATTTTGTGATGAATGAAATAATCCAGGCCCAGATTGAATTTGGGTTTGCCGTTTTGCCCTTCCAGCAACACAATCTTGGCGAATTCTTCCCTGTATTCCGGTTGGCCGTACGATGCCAGCCCCATCACTTTGAATTCGTCGCCGTAGCGCCAGAAGCCCAAATACTGCGTCAGTGCGGTGTAAAAGAAACCCAGCGAATGCGGAAAGGCGATGGAACCGTCAATTTTCATGTGCGTACCGCGCCCGATGCCCCACATCGTGCTGGCAAAATCGCCGAGTCCATCCACGGACAACAATGCGGCGTCTTCAAATCCTGAAACATAAAACGCGCTGGCCAAATGCGCTTTGTGATGTTCAACGCGCGCGATGTCGGCAGTCAGCGTTGCCGGATCAACATCCAGCGCTTTGGCCACGTCTTCTTTGATTCCGGCGAATTTCCCCTGCGGAGCCAATCGCCGCATAGCCATTTGCGGAATTTTCAAAGCGTATAGCAGCTTTTTGTCGAGATTTGCCCGCGTATCGCGCGCGACGGCGATGTGCGTCAAGTCTTCGGGTTTGATGCCTGCCGCGTCCAGACAGTATTTGACCGCCTGGTAGGGAAACCCTGCGCAATGTTTGATGCGGTTGAAGCGTTCTTCTTCGGCAGCGGCGACGAGTTTGCCGTCGCAGACAATCGCCGCCGAAGCGTCCGCGTGATATGCGTTAATTCCGAGAATATACATACTTCAGTTGTTTATTGCAGTGATCGAAACGGTGAGGGGTCAAATTGAGGGGCTTGCGTATTTGTTAAAGTGTCAAGCAGTTGATGGACGCGGTCTTCAAATTGATTCAACGAAAAGTAATCTAATCCTGCCGGGACAATACCACAGGACTGCGAAAGCGCAGACAAAATTCCTTCCTCGATCTCTTCCTTGCAATTCGGATCAACCAGAATTCCCAGTAAGCCTTCACGGACGGCTTCGCGGCCACCGTCGAGCTTGCTGGCGACAACGGGAATTCCAGAAGCCATCGCTTCCAAAAAAACGATCCCGAACCCTTCGCCCCGGCTGGGCATCACGTAAACATCCGCCAGATGATAATGCTCCTGCTTCTCTTCGTTGGGAATGTAACCTGCAAAAACCACGCATTTCGTCAGACCGAGCCGCTCAGTCTTTTCTTCCAATCGCTGCCGGTCGTTGCCATCTCCGATGATCAGGTAAACCAGTTCTGGAATCTTTTTGCGCAATCCGGGCAACAGTTCCAGGACTTCGTCCACACCTTTGTATCGCTCATGAGCTGCCAGCCGCCCCATCGTCAGCAACACTTTTTTCCCGGCAAGCCCATATTTGTCCAACAAGGCAACCGGTTTCGTTCCCGGCATGTAACGTGTCAAATCAATCGTGTTCGGGATGATGGACATCGAAAGGCGTTGCCGGTTTCGCTCGGGAATTGCCCAACCCAAAAATCTTTCCAGCGACAAATGACTAACAGAAATCACTGCCTTCACCTGTTTTACCAGTGCATTGATGAGTTTACTTCGATGCGGTTGCCAAGCGTCAATTCCGTGAATCACCAATACCAGTTTGGCTCCGTGCCGGCGACTGGCCAGCCAGGCGAAAGGCAGCAAATTGATATGCCCGCAAATCACCAGATCGAACTTTTGTCCAAAAACCGATTCCCAAATTGCGGTTTTGGCGTAATTCGATTTGCCATTCAAACTCGCCGTTACAAATCTTATCTTGTCATGCAATTGCCCCGGATCGTCTGGCGCGTGACGCGGAATCACGACCACTTCGTTGCATCGCGAATCTTTGCAAAGCGCCGTCAGAAAATTGCGGTTGTATTCGGCAATTCCCCACTTGGCTCCGAATGCATCCGTCGTGAACGCTAAAACTCTCATTCGCTAGCTCAGATGCGCTTTGGCCCAGTGCCCAAGAACCACAAAGGCCCACAGACGCGCCCAGGCCAGTTGGTTTGATCGAAATTGTTCGACCAAACGATTCAAATTCATTTCGGGGAAAAGCCCTATGTTCTGGAGATGCGAAATTCCATCAGCAACGACTTGCCGCAACGCGCCGCACATCCAACGATCCATCGGAAAAACAAATCCCTGCTTTGGACGATTAGCAATCCCCACGGGCAACAATTCCCCCGCGGCTTTCAGTAGCATCGTTTTTTGTCCGCTGCCTGCCACTTGCGCCGCCAAACAGGCTGCCACCAATTCGTGATCCAGCAGCGGCACGCGCAATTCCAGCGAATGCGCCATGCTCATTGCGTCGCTGTCGCGCAACAATGTGCTGCGCATATACCCTTGCAGTTCCAACAAACTAACCTGCGTCGCTCCGGTCAATTGCGACAAAGGGGGTTCCACGCAATACGCAACTGGAGCATCAAAGCCCATTTGCGCCAACTCCGCATCCGCCCACATTGCGCGCAAAGTGTTGTATCGAGCCGACAGATTCAACCTCGCTCCGGTCATTTCCGCGGCGCGTTCGCCTTTGCTACCGCCGCCAGCGGCCATTCGCCGTATGCTTTTGGGCAATACTCCGGCTACCGCCGCCCAACGCTCCATCTGAGGCAACAAATTAAAGCTGCGGTAACCGCCAAACAATTCATCCCCGCCCAGACCAGACAGAACGACCTTGATTCCACGCCGAGCCACTGCCGCCGACACAACGTATGTGTTGACGCCGTCTGCGCTGGGCTGATCCATCGCGGCCACGGCCTGCGAAACCATTTCGACAGCTTCGTCATCGGTCAGCAACACGCGATGGTGATCGGTTCGATACCGATTCGCTACAGCCTCAGCGTATTCGGATTCGTCGAGTTCGGCATCACGGAATCCGACAGTGAAGGTTTGGATTGGCGTCGAAGAGATTCGCGCCGCCAGCGCCGTGACAATCGAAGAATCAATACCTCCGCTCAAAAAACTGGCGACCGGCACATCCGCCAACAAATGCTCTTCGACCGCCCGTTCCAGATCGTGACGAACAGCGGCAATGGTTTCAGCTTCCGGCTGCGTTTTCACCGAAACCGGATTCGGCGACCAGTACCGATGTCGCTCAACGATCTTTCCATCGCGCACTCGCATCCAATGACCCGCCGGTAAAGATTCCACATCTTCAATCAAGGTTAGCGGTTCCGGCAATGAACCGAAGCGAACAAAGCCTGCCAAACCATTCGCATTCAATCGCTGTTTGACCAACCCGGAAGCCAGTAGCGCGCGAACTTCCGAAGCAAACACAAACCGGCTCTCATCGGCGTGAACGTAAAGCGGTTTGATGCCCAACCGGTCGCGGGCGCACCACAATTCGTCTGCGGATTGATCCCAAATCGCCAGCCCAAACATGCCGCGCAATCGTTGCAAACAGTCGCGTCCCCACACGGCATAGGCTTGCAACACGGTTTCAGTATCGCCGGTCGAACGCCAGCCGCCTTCGGGCGCGGGCAATGCGCGGCGAACTTCGTGGTGGTTGTAAATTTCGCCGTTCATCACGATCCAGTTTCCGGTTGCCGGATCGCGCATGGGTTGATGCCCTGCCGCGCTTAAATCCTGAATCGCCAACCGCGTGTTTCCCAACCACACTTCGCCGCGGGCGTTCGACACCAATTCGCAGCCTTGATCATCCGGCCCGCGATGATGAATTGCGGCGAGCATTTGCCGCATCGCCGCTTCCGGCTCAATGCTGTTATGCCGATTGGTCGCAATTCCTGCTATTCCACACATAACGTCACGATCTATCTGTGCGCACGCCAGACTGACTCAATACGGATTCGTAACAATCCACCATCTGCCGAGCCACCACGTCCCAGCCGAACTTTTCTTTCACCCACTGCGCGCCACGTGCTCCCCTTGCCGCAGCGTCCTGCGGATGATTCAACAGTGCATTGATGGCGTTGGCAATTGCGAGGGGATTCTGTTTCACCCAAAGCCCGCAGCCAACGGTTTCAAGTTCCGCCCACGGAGTCGTTCGCGTTGCCACCACAGGCG includes these proteins:
- the asnB gene encoding asparagine synthase (glutamine-hydrolyzing), with protein sequence MCGIAGIATNRHNSIEPEAAMRQMLAAIHHRGPDDQGCELVSNARGEVWLGNTRLAIQDLSAAGHQPMRDPATGNWIVMNGEIYNHHEVRRALPAPEGGWRSTGDTETVLQAYAVWGRDCLQRLRGMFGLAIWDQSADELWCARDRLGIKPLYVHADESRFVFASEVRALLASGLVKQRLNANGLAGFVRFGSLPEPLTLIEDVESLPAGHWMRVRDGKIVERHRYWSPNPVSVKTQPEAETIAAVRHDLERAVEEHLLADVPVASFLSGGIDSSIVTALAARISSTPIQTFTVGFRDAELDESEYAEAVANRYRTDHHRVLLTDDEAVEMVSQAVAAMDQPSADGVNTYVVSAAVARRGIKVVLSGLGGDELFGGYRSFNLLPQMERWAAVAGVLPKSIRRMAAGGGSKGERAAEMTGARLNLSARYNTLRAMWADAELAQMGFDAPVAYCVEPPLSQLTGATQVSLLELQGYMRSTLLRDSDAMSMAHSLELRVPLLDHELVAACLAAQVAGSGQKTMLLKAAGELLPVGIANRPKQGFVFPMDRWMCGALRQVVADGISHLQNIGLFPEMNLNRLVEQFRSNQLAWARLWAFVVLGHWAKAHLS
- a CDS encoding carbamoyltransferase — translated: MYILGINAYHADASAAIVCDGKLVAAAEEERFNRIKHCAGFPYQAVKYCLDAAGIKPEDLTHIAVARDTRANLDKKLLYALKIPQMAMRRLAPQGKFAGIKEDVAKALDVDPATLTADIARVEHHKAHLASAFYVSGFEDAALLSVDGLGDFASTMWGIGRGTHMKIDGSIAFPHSLGFFYTALTQYLGFWRYGDEFKVMGLASYGQPEYREEFAKIVLLEGQNGKPKFNLGLDYFIHHKIGSDITWDEGIPVIGKLFSDHLEKRLGTTREANSEVTQRHFNIAASLQARLEDSVMALLNKLYELHGIKRVCLAGGVAYNCVANGKIFDRTPFEQVYVQAAAGDAGLAIGSAFYVQHQVLGRPRDFVMEHAYWGPEFSNREIRVALDKIADCGVRIAEFCDTDIARETAARIADGKIVGWYQGRLEFGPRALGNRSIVVDPRRAEMKDILNSRVKHRESFRPFAPSILENRVGEYFEHSHPSPFMLMAYSVKPEKRSAIPAPTHVDGTGRLQSVNRDQNPRYWQLITEFDRLTGVPVVLNTSFNDNEPVVCRPEEAIDCFQRTKMDVLAIGNYLVEKI
- a CDS encoding glycosyltransferase family 4 protein → MRVLAFTTDAFGAKWGIAEYNRNFLTALCKDSRCNEVVVIPRHAPDDPGQLHDKIRFVTASLNGKSNYAKTAIWESVFGQKFDLVICGHINLLPFAWLASRRHGAKLVLVIHGIDAWQPHRSKLINALVKQVKAVISVSHLSLERFLGWAIPERNRQRLSMSIIPNTIDLTRYMPGTKPVALLDKYGLAGKKVLLTMGRLAAHERYKGVDEVLELLPGLRKKIPELVYLIIGDGNDRQRLEEKTERLGLTKCVVFAGYIPNEEKQEHYHLADVYVMPSRGEGFGIVFLEAMASGIPVVASKLDGGREAVREGLLGILVDPNCKEEIEEGILSALSQSCGIVPAGLDYFSLNQFEDRVHQLLDTLTNTQAPQFDPSPFRSLQ